A single Acidaminococcus sp. DNA region contains:
- a CDS encoding Zn-dependent hydrolase, which translates to MDINGKHILDRIHKLGSVGIGADGRRTRLAASDTNKEGRDLVVSWMKDAGLRVVVDYIGNIFGIWETEANKNEAPIMTGSHIDTVINAGQYDGCLGVISGIEVVKTLKDAGLTPKRPLIVGVFTNEEGVRYSPDMMGSLVYAGGLDLKQALVSIGTDGTILGDELKRIGYAGTVEPGFVTPKAFVELHIEQGPIMDAEGISIGAVENLQGIHWQRITIEGAANHAGTTPTRMRRDAGLAAAKVNVFARQLVEKSGGVATVGTIVFEPNAVNVIPSKAVFTLDLRNPDKVKLDGDDADVGEYLKTLEKTDGVKITSEHMTCFDPVPFDDGICRLIEKSARARGLSVRRMVSGAGQDAQMLARICPTAMIFVPSVNGISHNPKEFSRDEDVQNGANVLLDVLTELSGAK; encoded by the coding sequence ATGGATATCAATGGAAAGCATATTCTGGACCGGATTCATAAACTGGGCAGCGTAGGCATCGGCGCTGATGGCCGCCGGACAAGACTGGCTGCTTCGGACACTAATAAGGAAGGCCGTGACCTCGTGGTCAGCTGGATGAAAGATGCCGGGCTGCGAGTGGTCGTCGATTACATCGGCAACATCTTTGGCATCTGGGAAACGGAAGCCAATAAGAATGAAGCTCCGATTATGACAGGTTCTCATATAGATACAGTCATCAATGCCGGTCAGTATGACGGCTGCCTCGGCGTCATTTCCGGAATTGAAGTTGTCAAAACGCTGAAGGATGCCGGTCTTACGCCGAAACGGCCGCTCATTGTCGGTGTCTTTACCAATGAAGAAGGCGTACGGTATTCTCCCGATATGATGGGCTCCCTCGTCTACGCCGGCGGTCTTGATCTGAAGCAGGCACTGGTCAGTATCGGTACGGACGGTACGATTCTCGGCGACGAATTAAAGCGCATCGGTTATGCCGGTACGGTGGAACCGGGCTTTGTGACGCCAAAAGCGTTTGTGGAACTGCACATTGAACAGGGACCGATTATGGATGCCGAAGGTATCAGCATCGGTGCCGTAGAAAATTTGCAGGGCATCCATTGGCAGCGGATTACCATTGAAGGTGCTGCCAACCACGCCGGGACGACGCCGACCCGGATGCGCAGAGATGCGGGCCTTGCGGCCGCTAAAGTGAACGTATTTGCTCGTCAGCTCGTTGAAAAATCCGGTGGGGTTGCTACGGTCGGAACCATTGTTTTTGAACCGAATGCTGTCAACGTTATTCCTTCTAAGGCTGTCTTTACTCTTGATTTGCGGAATCCGGATAAAGTTAAACTCGACGGTGATGATGCAGATGTAGGTGAATATTTGAAAACACTTGAAAAAACGGATGGCGTCAAGATTACTTCCGAGCATATGACCTGTTTTGATCCGGTACCGTTTGATGACGGCATCTGCAGACTGATTGAAAAATCCGCCAGGGCCCGCGGTCTGTCGGTAAGACGGATGGTCAGCGGCGCCGGTCAGGATGCCCAGATGCTGGCGCGTATCTGCCCGACCGCCATGATTTTCGTACCGAGCGTGAATGGTATCAGTCATAATCCGAAGGAATTCAGCCGCGATGAAGATGTGCAAAACGGCGCTAATGTACTGCTTGATGTACTGACTGAATTGTCCGGCGCAAAATAA
- a CDS encoding MATE family efflux transporter: MARYTDMLHGSLWDKIILFAIPLGLTSMCENLFNSADVAILGHYVNDTAMAAAGSTVSGISLLVTWFINLSIGVNVTVANHLGAGDKEAASRAAHTGILFSLLFGLFMTVAARLTIVPLLNMLSVPEAVMAEAGDYFGIYLLSLPFISLYNFEAAIFRSRGDTRTPFVSLAICSVLNILLDLLAVNLFHLGISAVAAATVFAYFLNAVLLLCAMMKGSDEMALRFRRLRFDKKELAEILRIGAPAGLQGSVFCLANVVIQSGINSLGPAVMAASSAAFIPEILLYTIMNAFGQAATTFIGQNRGAGNLQRCRDVFRWCMLLDCVFPISVSALLCWQAPWLMTFFTSDAEVIHYGVQRYYYVISVEVIDAIIEVICGALRGYGNSLPPALISVFAICGVRVLWCKTAFVAMPYFHIVLLAYPISWVVCAVILGLYYHWFMKRVAF, from the coding sequence ATGGCACGGTATACAGATATGCTCCATGGCTCCCTGTGGGATAAAATCATTTTGTTTGCCATCCCGCTGGGACTAACCAGTATGTGTGAAAACCTGTTTAATTCCGCTGATGTTGCTATCTTAGGGCACTACGTGAATGATACGGCTATGGCGGCTGCCGGCAGCACGGTATCCGGCATCAGTCTTTTGGTTACGTGGTTCATTAACTTGTCCATCGGTGTCAATGTAACCGTTGCCAACCACCTGGGGGCCGGAGATAAAGAGGCAGCCTCCCGTGCTGCCCATACAGGTATTCTTTTTTCGCTGCTTTTCGGCCTTTTTATGACTGTCGCTGCCCGCCTTACCATTGTGCCGCTGCTGAATATGCTGTCTGTGCCGGAAGCTGTCATGGCGGAAGCAGGGGATTATTTTGGCATTTATCTGCTGTCTTTACCCTTTATCAGTTTGTACAACTTTGAAGCAGCTATTTTCCGCAGCCGCGGGGATACCAGGACACCTTTTGTGAGCCTTGCTATTTGCAGCGTCCTGAATATTCTGCTCGATTTACTGGCAGTCAATCTGTTTCATCTCGGTATTTCCGCTGTTGCGGCAGCTACTGTTTTTGCTTATTTCCTGAATGCGGTTTTGCTCCTGTGTGCCATGATGAAGGGCTCGGATGAAATGGCACTTCGATTCCGCCGGCTGCGCTTTGACAAGAAGGAACTGGCGGAAATCCTGCGTATCGGTGCGCCTGCGGGCCTGCAGGGATCGGTTTTCTGCCTGGCCAACGTCGTCATCCAGTCCGGAATCAACAGCCTGGGACCGGCCGTAATGGCCGCGTCGTCGGCCGCCTTTATTCCGGAAATCCTGCTCTATACCATCATGAACGCTTTCGGACAAGCGGCTACGACCTTTATCGGGCAGAATCGCGGTGCCGGCAACCTGCAGCGCTGTCGTGACGTTTTTCGCTGGTGCATGCTGCTGGACTGCGTTTTCCCCATTTCCGTATCTGCTTTGCTCTGTTGGCAGGCACCCTGGCTGATGACTTTCTTTACGTCAGATGCTGAGGTTATCCATTACGGTGTGCAGCGTTACTATTACGTCATTTCCGTAGAAGTGATCGATGCCATTATCGAGGTCATCTGCGGAGCCTTGAGAGGATACGGCAACTCTCTGCCGCCGGCACTTATTTCTGTGTTCGCTATCTGTGGTGTGCGCGTCCTGTGGTGTAAGACTGCTTTTGTCGCCATGCCGTATTTCCATATCGTCCTTCTGGCATATCCTATCAGCTGGGTTGTTTGTGCCGTGATTCTGGGGCTGTACTATCATTGGTTCATGAAACGTGTCGCATTTTAG
- a CDS encoding adenylosuccinate synthase — MSSIVVIGSQWGDEGKGKIVDYLAQKADVVARYSGGSNAGHTVVVNDVTYKLRLLPSGILYKDKLCILGNGVVINPRVVLEEIAGMKAKGVDTNHLLISDRAHVVFPYHELQDELQERALGDKKIGTTKGGIGPCYMDKYARTGIRVCDLMNKDVLADKLKHNLDAKNKLFTKYYGAEPLEYEPMLKQYLEYAEELRPYVTDTSVALGKAFDAGKNVLFEGAQATFLDIDYGTFPYVTSSNPTAGNAATGSGVGPRFIDHVVGVVKAYTTRVGEGPFVCELFDTDGPGTYLRETGHEYGTVTGRPRRCGWLDAFMVKYAARINSMDSLAITRLDILDGLDEIKMCTGWEIDGKPIDYIPADLTILAKAKPVYETFKGWKCDISGIRSFDALPKEAQVYLNRLSEVVGVEIGIVSVGPNRDQTFALKKFFD, encoded by the coding sequence ATGTCATCTATCGTTGTAATCGGTTCCCAATGGGGGGACGAAGGCAAGGGCAAGATTGTAGATTATCTGGCTCAAAAAGCAGATGTAGTCGCCCGTTATTCCGGTGGCTCCAATGCAGGCCATACCGTTGTAGTAAACGATGTAACCTACAAGCTGAGACTGCTGCCGAGCGGTATTCTCTATAAAGATAAACTTTGTATCCTGGGCAATGGTGTCGTCATTAATCCCCGCGTCGTGCTGGAAGAAATTGCCGGTATGAAGGCAAAGGGCGTAGACACTAACCATCTGCTCATCAGTGACCGTGCCCATGTGGTATTCCCGTATCATGAACTGCAGGATGAACTGCAGGAACGGGCTCTGGGTGACAAGAAGATCGGGACGACCAAGGGTGGTATCGGTCCCTGCTACATGGATAAATACGCACGCACGGGTATCCGCGTCTGCGACCTGATGAATAAAGATGTACTGGCCGATAAGCTGAAGCACAATCTTGATGCCAAAAATAAACTCTTTACCAAGTATTACGGTGCTGAGCCACTGGAATATGAACCGATGCTGAAACAGTATCTGGAATATGCTGAAGAACTTCGTCCGTATGTGACCGATACGAGTGTGGCTCTCGGCAAGGCCTTTGACGCCGGCAAGAACGTGCTCTTTGAAGGCGCCCAGGCTACATTCCTTGATATTGACTATGGTACCTTCCCGTACGTAACGAGCTCCAACCCGACGGCCGGCAACGCGGCTACGGGCAGCGGCGTTGGCCCTCGCTTCATCGATCATGTTGTCGGTGTCGTCAAGGCTTATACGACCCGTGTCGGCGAAGGCCCCTTCGTCTGCGAACTCTTTGATACGGACGGCCCCGGCACGTACCTGCGTGAAACCGGTCATGAATATGGTACGGTTACAGGCAGACCCCGCCGCTGCGGCTGGCTGGATGCTTTCATGGTAAAGTATGCAGCTCGTATCAACAGCATGGATTCTCTTGCCATTACCCGTCTGGATATCCTGGATGGCCTTGATGAAATCAAGATGTGCACGGGCTGGGAAATTGATGGCAAACCTATCGATTATATTCCGGCCGATCTGACTATCCTGGCTAAGGCAAAACCGGTTTATGAAACCTTCAAGGGCTGGAAATGCGATATTTCCGGCATCCGTTCCTTTGACGCTCTGCCAAAGGAAGCTCAGGTTTATCTGAACCGTCTGAGCGAAGTAGTCGGCGTTGAAATCGGCATCGTGTCCGTAGGCCCGAACCGTGACCAGACCTTTGCACTGAAGAAATTCTTTGATTAA
- a CDS encoding IS1182 family transposase, with protein sequence MPKNKPTQKDYTKIGSSYQLFLPLNFEVQIPNDDPVRLVRAMVEGMDVKALYDTYSHVENKLTSPIQLLEIVIYACMEGIRGSRKIEQSCKRDTHFMFLLDGKKAPDNATIARFCSLHLKPCIKELMIQMDKWLLARGFITLDSLFIDGTKIESVANKYKFVWKNRVLGSQNKLIEKLEQLVPEIEERFGIKVCYGNTFHIRHLKKLLKKLLVIKRAEGIEFVHGCGKRKTILQKYYEILANYLKRLKVYTKQLHICGERNSFAKTDPDATFMRMKEDAMLNGALKPGYNVQYANNSGFTLFADVSAHPTDMRTLIPFLEGFEAHFGQKFANIVADAGYESEENLVWLKKNQYTSYIKPNNYERSKRKKYKNDIGKAENMTYLPDQDMYICKGRRLLKVSKVTQVKNRSGYVSEKTYYECKDCSGCPYKEQCIHGNNCRTPMEKRNKKLVVSKNFAALRAESLKNITSEYGKELRMNRSIQAEGAFADLKDSLNVRRLETRGKGNALVTVGICAMARNVLKVHHKVQDGKEDLHLYPLKKEA encoded by the coding sequence ATGCCAAAAAACAAACCTACACAAAAGGATTATACAAAAATTGGCAGTTCTTATCAACTTTTTCTTCCTCTAAATTTTGAAGTACAAATCCCTAATGACGATCCTGTTCGCTTGGTGCGTGCCATGGTAGAAGGGATGGATGTAAAGGCATTGTATGACACGTATTCTCATGTCGAGAATAAATTAACGTCACCAATTCAGCTGCTGGAGATCGTCATTTATGCATGTATGGAAGGAATTCGTGGTTCGCGTAAGATAGAGCAATCCTGTAAAAGAGACACTCATTTCATGTTCCTCTTAGATGGGAAAAAAGCTCCGGATAATGCAACCATTGCAAGATTTTGTTCCCTCCATCTAAAACCATGTATCAAGGAGCTCATGATTCAGATGGATAAATGGCTGCTGGCTCGCGGTTTCATCACGCTGGATAGCCTGTTCATCGATGGGACAAAAATTGAATCTGTGGCAAACAAATACAAATTTGTTTGGAAAAACAGAGTCTTAGGCAGCCAGAACAAACTCATAGAGAAACTGGAGCAACTGGTTCCCGAAATCGAGGAACGTTTCGGAATCAAGGTCTGTTACGGAAACACTTTCCACATCCGTCATTTAAAGAAGCTCCTAAAAAAACTGCTTGTCATAAAGCGGGCTGAAGGGATCGAGTTTGTTCACGGATGTGGGAAAAGAAAGACCATTCTACAGAAGTACTATGAGATTTTAGCTAACTATCTCAAACGGCTTAAGGTGTATACGAAGCAGCTTCACATCTGTGGGGAACGGAACAGCTTTGCCAAAACAGACCCGGATGCTACCTTTATGAGGATGAAAGAAGACGCCATGCTTAATGGCGCCTTAAAGCCGGGATACAATGTCCAATATGCCAACAATTCCGGTTTTACCTTGTTTGCAGATGTGAGTGCACATCCAACAGATATGCGGACACTCATTCCTTTTCTTGAAGGATTTGAAGCCCACTTCGGTCAGAAATTTGCAAACATTGTAGCCGATGCAGGCTATGAAAGCGAAGAGAACTTGGTCTGGCTGAAGAAGAATCAGTATACTTCATATATCAAGCCTAACAATTATGAAAGAAGCAAGAGGAAAAAGTATAAGAACGACATCGGCAAAGCAGAAAACATGACATATTTGCCTGATCAAGACATGTATATCTGTAAAGGTAGGAGACTGCTGAAAGTCAGTAAAGTAACCCAGGTAAAGAACCGGTCAGGATATGTGTCAGAGAAAACATATTACGAATGTAAGGACTGCAGCGGTTGTCCCTACAAGGAACAGTGCATCCATGGGAACAATTGCAGGACACCCATGGAGAAAAGAAACAAGAAATTAGTGGTCTCGAAGAATTTTGCTGCATTGAGGGCAGAATCCCTGAAGAACATTACTTCCGAATATGGTAAGGAACTGAGGATGAACCGCAGTATACAGGCAGAAGGAGCCTTTGCGGATCTCAAGGATTCATTAAACGTCAGAAGACTAGAAACCCGAGGCAAAGGAAATGCCCTGGTAACAGTGGGAATATGTGCCATGGCACGGAATGTCCTGAAGGTCCATCACAAAGTTCAAGACGGCAAAGAGGATTTGCACTTATATCCGCTGAAAAAAGAGGCCTAA
- the fumC gene encoding class II fumarate hydratase — MSQNKKVTPKQALRKEHDSMGEVMVPADRYWGAQTQRSYQNFRIGTEKMPHEIIEAFAYLKKSAAQANNKLKKLDADRCKIICKVCDEILAGKLDGNFPLAVWQTGSGTQSNMNVNEVIAHRGNEIAGKALLHPNDHVNMSQSSNDTFPTAMHIAGIRALEEHLMPSLKELIDAFHKLEKANKGIVTTGRTHLQDAVPIAFSQEISGWRTMLERSREEIRAAEKGLLELALGGTAVGTGLNAPKGFDKLVASYVAKNTGYKFKTASNKFHALTSLDDIVFAHGALKALAANLMKIANDVRWLASGPRDGLGEITIPANEPGSSIMPGKVNPTQCEAVTMVAVQVMGNDAAIGFAGSQGNFQLNVFLPVTIYNFLQSVRLLGDVMHSFTIHCVVGIKANKEKMSSNLHRSLMLVTALSPSIGYENAAKVAKLAFDENISLKEATLKLKFMTEEEFDKVFHPEEMV; from the coding sequence ATGAGCCAAAATAAAAAGGTGACTCCGAAACAAGCCCTGCGGAAAGAACATGATTCCATGGGCGAAGTCATGGTTCCCGCCGATCGGTACTGGGGAGCCCAGACACAGCGCAGCTATCAGAATTTCCGTATCGGGACGGAAAAAATGCCTCATGAAATCATTGAAGCATTTGCTTATTTAAAAAAATCGGCCGCACAAGCAAATAATAAGTTAAAGAAACTAGATGCAGACCGCTGTAAGATCATCTGCAAAGTCTGTGACGAGATTCTTGCCGGTAAATTAGACGGCAATTTCCCACTTGCCGTCTGGCAGACAGGGAGCGGCACACAGAGCAACATGAACGTCAATGAAGTCATTGCCCATCGGGGCAACGAGATTGCCGGCAAAGCGCTGCTGCACCCGAACGACCACGTCAATATGTCCCAAAGTTCCAATGATACGTTCCCGACGGCCATGCACATTGCAGGCATCCGCGCCCTGGAAGAGCATCTGATGCCATCTTTAAAAGAGCTGATTGATGCCTTCCATAAACTGGAAAAAGCCAACAAGGGCATCGTCACGACCGGCCGCACACACCTGCAGGACGCCGTTCCTATCGCTTTCTCCCAGGAAATTTCCGGCTGGCGCACGATGTTGGAACGCAGCCGTGAAGAAATCCGGGCTGCCGAAAAAGGCCTTCTGGAACTGGCACTCGGCGGCACTGCTGTCGGCACCGGCCTCAACGCGCCGAAAGGATTCGACAAACTTGTCGCTTCCTATGTGGCAAAGAATACAGGGTATAAATTTAAAACAGCGTCCAACAAATTCCATGCGCTGACCAGTCTGGATGACATCGTCTTTGCCCACGGGGCTCTCAAGGCGCTCGCCGCCAATTTAATGAAAATTGCCAATGATGTGCGCTGGCTGGCCAGCGGTCCCCGCGACGGTCTCGGTGAAATCACAATTCCCGCCAATGAACCGGGATCTTCCATCATGCCGGGCAAAGTGAACCCCACCCAATGTGAGGCCGTCACCATGGTTGCCGTACAGGTCATGGGGAACGATGCAGCGATAGGCTTTGCCGGTTCCCAGGGCAATTTCCAGCTGAACGTATTCCTGCCCGTCACGATTTATAACTTCCTGCAGTCCGTCCGCCTGCTGGGCGATGTCATGCATTCCTTCACGATTCACTGCGTTGTCGGCATCAAGGCGAACAAGGAAAAAATGAGCAGCAATCTCCACCGCTCCCTGATGCTCGTGACAGCACTCAGCCCTTCTATCGGATATGAAAACGCAGCCAAAGTTGCAAAACTGGCTTTCGATGAAAATATCTCCCTGAAGGAAGCTACGTTAAAGCTGAAATTCATGACGGAAGAAGAATTTGATAAAGTCTTTCATCCTGAAGAAATGGTGTGA
- a CDS encoding MATE family efflux transporter — MDASEKTNRQLFEDMPVPKALATMAIPTIISQLITLAYNLADAFFVGRTGNPFMIAAVSLIFPVFSITIALSNLYGIGGGSLIARLLGKGEEENARKISAFSICASLVTSLLFSLCLYAWRDPVLRLLGTSPDTYAYTENYLFWVVIVGAIPAVFSGTLAHLLRSVGFAKKASLGLSLGAILNILLDPLFMFVLLPPGMEVTGAALATLLSNCISMLYFVEALYRLASKSVLSYNLSQGLPSREDIVSVFYVGLPSAMSNFLVDAANLSLNHLMAGFGDTQLAALGIVLKAERIPINTGLGICQGMLPLVAYQYGSQKWARMHSFIRTARRVGLLFAICCVILYELAAPFIIRFFIAARPDDTLAMATLATGIFFLRFRCLASPFAILNMHITFSLQALGDGKATFLVASLRQAIIYIPLMHLLASYFGSQGLIVSQTVAEIITFILAFPLFRKRLAPLK, encoded by the coding sequence ATGGATGCTTCAGAAAAAACGAACCGGCAGCTTTTTGAAGACATGCCAGTTCCTAAAGCGCTCGCCACGATGGCCATTCCGACCATCATCAGCCAGCTTATTACGCTTGCCTACAACCTTGCCGATGCATTTTTTGTAGGCCGGACGGGCAATCCATTCATGATTGCCGCAGTTTCCCTTATTTTTCCTGTCTTTTCCATTACCATCGCCCTGTCAAATCTTTACGGTATAGGCGGCGGAAGTCTTATAGCAAGACTCCTTGGCAAAGGAGAAGAAGAAAATGCCCGGAAAATCAGTGCTTTTTCCATTTGTGCCTCTTTGGTCACGTCTCTGCTGTTTTCCCTGTGTCTCTATGCATGGCGGGATCCTGTTCTGCGTCTTTTAGGGACTTCTCCGGACACGTATGCCTACACAGAGAACTATCTTTTCTGGGTCGTCATCGTCGGGGCGATTCCCGCGGTTTTTTCAGGAACCCTGGCTCACCTGCTGCGGAGCGTCGGCTTTGCCAAAAAGGCTAGTCTGGGACTCAGTCTCGGCGCTATTCTCAATATTCTTCTCGACCCCTTGTTCATGTTTGTTCTCCTGCCGCCCGGTATGGAAGTCACCGGAGCAGCCCTTGCAACGCTCCTATCCAACTGTATTTCCATGCTTTATTTTGTGGAAGCGCTTTACCGGCTCGCTTCGAAAAGTGTGCTATCCTACAATCTCTCTCAAGGACTTCCCAGCCGTGAAGACATCGTTTCCGTTTTTTACGTCGGGCTGCCGTCAGCCATGTCAAACTTCCTGGTGGATGCAGCAAACCTCTCTTTGAATCACCTCATGGCGGGATTCGGTGACACGCAACTCGCCGCCCTGGGCATCGTTTTGAAAGCCGAACGGATTCCTATCAACACAGGACTTGGCATTTGTCAGGGCATGCTTCCTCTGGTGGCGTACCAATACGGTTCTCAAAAATGGGCCCGCATGCATTCTTTCATCCGGACCGCACGCCGCGTCGGCCTGCTTTTTGCAATTTGCTGCGTTATCCTCTATGAACTGGCAGCACCTTTCATCATCCGGTTCTTCATCGCCGCGCGCCCGGACGATACCCTGGCCATGGCGACACTTGCCACGGGGATATTCTTTCTCCGCTTTCGCTGTCTCGCTTCTCCCTTCGCCATTCTTAACATGCACATCACCTTTTCCCTCCAGGCATTGGGAGACGGCAAGGCCACTTTTCTGGTTGCATCCCTGCGCCAAGCCATTATCTATATCCCCCTTATGCATCTCCTGGCCTCTTACTTTGGCTCGCAGGGGCTGATTGTAAGCCAGACCGTAGCCGAAATCATCACCTTTATTCTTGCTTTCCCGCTCTTCCGGAAACGCCTCGCTCCCCTTAAATAG
- a CDS encoding TIGR04076 family protein — MKRPRILIRVVDKKGEMPCHHGHVIGTEFDFDHDRGRLCPMAQHVLFPYIDILRYGGTLPGMKNNRVRVACPDADVINIFEIEVVPEEEIKTH, encoded by the coding sequence ATGAAAAGACCAAGAATCCTGATTCGCGTCGTCGATAAAAAAGGCGAGATGCCCTGCCATCACGGCCATGTTATCGGCACGGAATTCGATTTTGACCATGACCGCGGCAGACTCTGCCCCATGGCACAGCACGTTCTGTTTCCCTACATCGACATTCTCCGCTATGGCGGGACGCTCCCCGGCATGAAAAATAACCGCGTCCGGGTCGCCTGCCCTGATGCGGATGTCATCAACATTTTTGAAATTGAAGTCGTACCGGAAGAAGAAATAAAGACGCATTGA
- a CDS encoding MBL fold metallo-hydrolase yields the protein MKHILIKILLLVMILLAAAAAFSYWFVHTPRFGYAPSGKRLERIKASPHYQDGAFVDLEPVTVMVEEKDKDKPKQGFLLATLSSMYQFILGDNRALFPDRPLPSVKTDLKHLDPEANVVVWMGHSSFYLQLDGQHILVDPVFSGYCSPLPLRNFRAYPGTDIYHAEDMPDRIDVMVISHNHWDHLDYDTQMALRKRVRHVVTPLGIGEDFERWGFDPQRIHEADWYESVAIAPNLTVHVLPSQHFSGRFMDRNQTEWGGFAFVTDKHKVYYSGDGGYGKHFKEIGRRFGGFDLAILENGQFNERWAKIHMMPKETAQAGVDVKAKAIMPVHNSKFTLSRHAWDTPLKELSKAVVGKPYRFLTPEIGEVLNLDDTTQVFSHWWEKV from the coding sequence ATGAAACATATTTTGATTAAAATTTTACTTCTGGTAATGATTTTGCTGGCTGCTGCGGCAGCTTTTTCTTATTGGTTCGTGCATACACCCCGGTTTGGATATGCACCGTCGGGAAAACGACTGGAGCGGATTAAAGCTTCACCCCATTATCAGGATGGAGCTTTTGTCGATCTTGAACCTGTCACAGTGATGGTGGAGGAGAAGGATAAGGATAAGCCGAAGCAGGGATTTTTGTTGGCAACGCTTTCTTCAATGTATCAGTTTATCCTGGGAGATAACAGAGCTCTTTTTCCGGACCGGCCGCTGCCGTCCGTTAAAACTGACCTGAAGCACCTTGACCCGGAGGCCAATGTCGTGGTTTGGATGGGGCACTCCTCTTTCTATTTGCAGCTTGACGGGCAGCATATCCTTGTAGACCCTGTCTTCAGCGGATACTGTTCCCCGCTGCCACTGAGAAACTTCAGGGCCTATCCGGGAACCGATATCTACCACGCAGAGGATATGCCGGATCGTATCGATGTCATGGTCATTTCCCATAATCACTGGGACCACCTGGACTATGATACCCAAATGGCACTCAGGAAAAGGGTACGGCATGTGGTAACACCGTTGGGAATCGGCGAAGATTTCGAACGGTGGGGATTTGATCCTCAGCGGATTCATGAAGCCGATTGGTACGAATCTGTAGCGATTGCACCGAATCTTACTGTCCATGTACTGCCGAGCCAGCATTTTTCCGGGCGTTTTATGGACCGCAACCAGACGGAGTGGGGCGGTTTTGCTTTTGTAACGGACAAGCATAAGGTCTATTACAGCGGAGATGGCGGCTACGGAAAGCATTTTAAGGAAATCGGACGCCGTTTTGGAGGTTTTGACCTCGCCATTTTGGAAAATGGACAATTCAACGAGCGCTGGGCAAAAATTCACATGATGCCGAAAGAAACAGCACAGGCCGGCGTGGATGTAAAAGCAAAGGCTATTATGCCCGTTCATAACAGCAAATTTACGCTCTCACGCCATGCCTGGGATACGCCGCTAAAGGAACTCTCAAAGGCAGTCGTGGGTAAACCTTACCGCTTCCTGACACCTGAAATCGGGGAAGTCCTTAATCTCGATGATACGACGCAGGTATTTTCCCATTGGTGGGAAAAAGTATAA